From one Basilea psittacipulmonis DSM 24701 genomic stretch:
- the fcl gene encoding GDP-L-fucose synthase, producing the protein MKKRIFVAGHKGMVGSALLRALQKDPNVEVLTADRQTLDLLNQSAVHQFFATHAIDEVYLAAAKVGGIHANHAYPAEFIYQNLMIECNVIHSAYQTGVSKLLLLGSSCIYPKHATQPMQESALLTGALEPTNEPYAIAKIAGIKLCESYHRQYGCDFRSVMPTNLYGPHDNFHPENSHVVPALLRRFHEAKIERQPTVTVWGSGQAKREFLYVDDMAAASIFVMNLPQETYQSVTQPMLSHLNVGTGQDCSIKELAVAIAEVVGYTGEIMWDQSKPDGTPRKLLDVSKLKSLGWEAQIDLKEGLKASYEWFLNHQNDYRS; encoded by the coding sequence ATGAAAAAAAGAATTTTTGTCGCTGGACATAAAGGCATGGTTGGATCAGCACTGCTTAGGGCATTGCAGAAAGATCCTAATGTTGAGGTGTTAACGGCTGATCGCCAAACGTTAGATTTATTAAACCAGTCAGCAGTTCATCAGTTTTTTGCGACTCATGCGATTGATGAAGTTTATTTGGCCGCTGCAAAGGTCGGCGGTATTCATGCCAATCATGCCTATCCCGCTGAATTTATCTATCAAAATCTCATGATTGAGTGCAATGTGATTCATAGTGCGTATCAAACGGGTGTCTCTAAATTATTACTGTTGGGGTCCAGTTGCATATATCCCAAACATGCGACGCAACCTATGCAGGAATCGGCTTTGTTAACGGGAGCTTTGGAGCCGACTAATGAACCGTATGCGATCGCAAAAATTGCGGGTATTAAATTATGTGAAAGTTATCATCGTCAGTATGGATGCGATTTTCGTAGTGTGATGCCAACGAACTTATATGGTCCGCATGATAATTTCCATCCTGAAAACAGTCATGTCGTTCCTGCCTTATTACGTCGTTTTCATGAGGCTAAGATTGAACGCCAACCTACGGTTACGGTCTGGGGCAGTGGACAAGCCAAGCGTGAGTTTTTGTATGTAGATGATATGGCAGCAGCTAGTATTTTCGTGATGAATTTGCCTCAAGAAACGTATCAATCTGTGACGCAGCCGATGTTAAGTCATCTGAATGTAGGCACGGGTCAAGATTGCTCGATTAAAGAATTAGCCGTTGCGATCGCAGAAGTAGTGGGCTATACGGGTGAGATTATGTGGGATCAAAGTAAACCCGATGGCACGCCTCGAAAATTATTAGATGTCAGCAAATTAAAGTCATTGGGTTGGGAGGCTCAAATAGACTTAAAAGAGGGATTAAAAGCAAGTTATGAATGGTTTTTAAACCATCAAAACGACTATCGATCTTAG
- a CDS encoding DUF2213 domain-containing protein, producing MNIVDSIERPSERVYTQDGYLIANAKLSKLGTFDYLHKELDPDVKTGGEEIKRVKRSEYSLFTDETIKSFEGLPITLGHPQDKRVNSKNWKELAVGTVRNVKREGDYLTAQAYIYDENAIKTIQEHGIKELSCGYACEVIPSQDKDADYELTPMIGNHVALVANGRCGSTCTLADEDRPMSILQKVLKKLGVELTDEQAKRLQDAEADATKDENEDGENKQAQASQDPQGTSEDDNTKEDENAEDKQDIET from the coding sequence ATGAATATTGTTGACAGTATTGAACGCCCTAGCGAGCGGGTCTATACGCAGGACGGCTATTTGATCGCCAATGCGAAGTTATCCAAGCTAGGCACGTTCGATTATTTACACAAGGAACTAGACCCTGATGTTAAGACAGGGGGCGAGGAAATTAAACGCGTCAAACGAAGCGAATATAGCCTTTTCACAGACGAGACGATTAAAAGCTTTGAGGGCTTGCCGATTACCTTAGGACACCCTCAAGACAAGCGCGTCAATTCAAAGAACTGGAAAGAGCTTGCAGTAGGCACGGTGCGAAACGTCAAACGTGAGGGCGACTACCTAACCGCACAAGCCTACATCTATGACGAGAACGCGATTAAAACAATTCAAGAGCATGGCATTAAAGAACTCTCATGTGGCTATGCTTGTGAAGTGATTCCGTCACAAGACAAAGACGCAGATTACGAATTAACGCCTATGATAGGCAACCATGTCGCATTAGTGGCTAACGGGCGATGTGGTTCTACTTGTACGTTAGCCGATGAGGATAGACCAATGAGTATCTTACAAAAAGTACTGAAGAAGCTAGGAGTCGAGCTAACGGACGAGCAGGCTAAACGCTTGCAGGACGCAGAAGCAGACGCAACCAAAGACGAGAATGAGGACGGCGAGAACAAGCAAGCTCAAGCCTCTCAAGACCCTCAAGGTACTAGCGAAGACGATAACACCAAGGAAGACGAAAACGCAGAGGACAAGCAAGATATAGAAACTTAA
- the gmd gene encoding GDP-mannose 4,6-dehydratase translates to MKKALITGVTGQDGSYLAEFLLEKGYEVHGIKRRASSFNTDRIDHIYQDKHQEAANFFLHYGDLTDSLNLTRLMAEIQPDEVYNLAAQSHVAVSFEMPEYTANVDALGTLRLLEAIRFLSLENKTRFYQASTSELYGLVQEIPQRESTPFYPRSPYAVAKLYAYWITVNYREAYGIYACNGILFNHESPRRGETFVTRKITRELTRIAMGLSKCLFLGNLNALRDWGHAKDYVKMQWMMLQQEKPQDFVIASGKQCSVRDFVRLSAKELGIELRFEGEGLSEIGIVEKVDEAFSQHIKVGDVLVRVHPEYFRPSEVETLLGDASLAKDKLGWQPDITMEQMCSEMVAEDLKLAKQEYLLRQHA, encoded by the coding sequence ATGAAGAAGGCGTTGATAACAGGTGTTACAGGGCAAGACGGTTCGTACCTTGCTGAATTTTTATTGGAAAAAGGTTATGAGGTTCATGGTATTAAACGTAGAGCATCATCGTTTAATACGGATAGGATTGACCATATTTATCAAGACAAACATCAGGAAGCAGCTAATTTCTTTTTGCATTATGGTGATTTGACGGATTCTTTGAATTTAACACGATTAATGGCAGAAATTCAGCCTGATGAGGTGTATAACTTGGCTGCTCAAAGCCATGTGGCGGTTAGTTTTGAAATGCCTGAATATACCGCGAATGTGGATGCTTTGGGGACTTTGCGTTTATTAGAAGCCATACGCTTTTTGAGTTTAGAAAACAAAACTCGTTTTTATCAAGCCAGTACTTCTGAGCTTTATGGTTTGGTTCAAGAAATCCCCCAAAGAGAAAGTACGCCTTTTTATCCTCGTTCTCCTTATGCCGTAGCGAAGTTGTATGCTTATTGGATTACGGTCAATTATCGTGAAGCTTATGGTATCTATGCGTGCAATGGTATTTTGTTTAACCACGAATCACCACGTCGTGGAGAAACGTTTGTGACGCGTAAAATCACTCGAGAATTAACTCGAATCGCGATGGGTTTGTCAAAATGCCTGTTTTTAGGTAATTTGAATGCGTTGCGTGATTGGGGACATGCTAAAGACTATGTCAAAATGCAATGGATGATGTTGCAACAAGAAAAACCTCAAGACTTTGTGATTGCTTCTGGAAAACAATGCAGTGTTCGTGATTTTGTACGATTATCCGCTAAAGAACTAGGTATTGAGTTACGTTTCGAGGGCGAGGGCTTGTCGGAGATAGGGATTGTCGAAAAAGTAGATGAGGCCTTTAGTCAGCATATTAAAGTAGGCGATGTGTTGGTTCGTGTACACCCTGAGTATTTCCGTCCGTCAGAGGTGGAAACGCTGTTAGGGGATGCGTCTTTGGCTAAAGACAAATTGGGTTGGCAGCCTGACATCACCATGGAACAAATGTGTTCGGAGATGGTTGCAGAAGACTTGAAGTTAGCAAAACAAGAGTATTTACTACGTCAACACGCTTAA
- a CDS encoding aldehyde dehydrogenase family protein, which produces MTKNLNVFDQEYGLLINGEWEMGGELMSSYNPANGQELAKFVDASDADVDAAVVAAQNAFKTWKKTTVVERAAILNKIADVIDEHAELFALQETLDNGKPIRETRAADIPLASDHFRYFAGVIRGEEGSANQLDEEDLSLILREPIGVVGQIIPWNFPFLMAAWKIAPALAAGCTIVIHPSSSTSLSLLSFAQKINHLLPKGVLNVITGRGSKSGEYMLQHKGFNKLAFTGSTEIGRRIAVAAAEMLIPATLELGGKSANIFFDDMPFDKAIEGAQKGILFNQGQVCCAGSRIFVQESIYDCFIEALSAEFKKVKVGLPWEDDTQMGSQVNAHQLEQILKYVHIGEQEGCKLITGGKKIEQGALAQGQFLEPTLLEIGTNHAKVAQEEIFGPVATVIKFKTEEEVIQMANDSEYGLGGGVWSKDINRCLRVARGLETGRVWVNCYNRLPAAAPFGGYKASGIGRETHKMMLDAYTQVKNIYISTREEREGMY; this is translated from the coding sequence ATGACAAAAAATTTAAATGTATTTGATCAAGAATACGGTTTATTGATTAACGGCGAATGGGAAATGGGTGGAGAGTTGATGAGCTCTTATAACCCAGCCAACGGACAGGAGCTTGCCAAGTTTGTGGATGCGTCTGATGCCGATGTTGATGCAGCGGTAGTTGCCGCTCAGAATGCGTTTAAAACATGGAAGAAAACAACCGTCGTTGAACGTGCAGCGATTTTGAATAAGATTGCGGATGTAATCGATGAACACGCAGAATTATTTGCGCTACAAGAAACACTAGATAATGGTAAACCGATTCGTGAAACACGTGCGGCAGATATTCCTTTAGCATCTGACCATTTCCGTTATTTTGCAGGAGTTATTCGTGGTGAAGAAGGCAGTGCTAATCAGTTAGATGAAGAAGATTTGTCTTTGATCCTACGTGAACCGATTGGTGTGGTGGGGCAGATTATTCCTTGGAACTTCCCGTTCTTAATGGCAGCTTGGAAGATTGCGCCCGCTTTGGCAGCAGGTTGTACGATTGTGATTCACCCATCAAGTAGTACGTCTCTAAGCCTATTATCCTTTGCTCAAAAGATTAATCATTTGCTACCGAAAGGCGTTTTGAACGTGATTACAGGTCGTGGTAGTAAGTCGGGTGAGTATATGTTGCAACATAAAGGCTTTAACAAACTAGCCTTTACAGGATCGACAGAAATTGGTCGTCGTATTGCGGTGGCTGCAGCAGAAATGTTGATTCCTGCTACGTTGGAGTTGGGTGGTAAATCTGCCAATATCTTCTTTGATGATATGCCTTTTGATAAAGCGATTGAGGGGGCCCAAAAAGGTATTCTGTTTAACCAAGGGCAGGTATGTTGTGCAGGTTCTCGTATTTTTGTGCAAGAGTCGATTTATGACTGTTTCATCGAGGCATTGAGTGCTGAGTTCAAAAAAGTGAAAGTGGGCTTGCCTTGGGAAGATGATACGCAAATGGGCTCTCAGGTCAATGCACATCAGTTAGAACAGATTTTGAAATATGTTCATATTGGTGAGCAGGAGGGATGCAAATTAATCACAGGTGGTAAGAAAATTGAACAAGGGGCATTAGCTCAAGGTCAGTTTTTAGAACCTACTTTGCTTGAAATCGGCACTAACCACGCTAAAGTAGCCCAAGAAGAAATCTTTGGTCCTGTCGCAACAGTGATTAAGTTCAAGACTGAAGAAGAAGTGATTCAGATGGCAAACGATTCTGAATATGGCTTGGGTGGCGGTGTTTGGAGTAAGGATATTAATCGTTGCTTGCGTGTCGCACGTGGCTTAGAAACAGGTCGTGTTTGGGTGAACTGCTATAACCGTTTGCCTGCAGCAGCACCATTTGGAGGCTATAAAGCTTCTGGTATTGGTCGTGAGACGCACAAAATGATGTTAGATGCTTACACTCAAGTGAAAAATATTTACATCAGCACACGTGAAGAACGTGAAGGTATGTATTAA
- the hslV gene encoding ATP-dependent protease subunit HslV, producing MEQFHATTIVCVRRGNQVAIGGDGQVTLGNIVIKGTARKIRRLFHGKVLAGFAGATADAFSLLELFEAKLEKHQGHLMRAAVELTKDWRTDRVLRRLEAMLIVADKDNTLVLTGNGDVLEPEHSLAAIGSGGPYAQSAAIALLQNTDLTPAEIVKKSLEIAGDMCIYTNGNHVIETLE from the coding sequence ATGGAACAATTTCATGCTACTACGATTGTTTGTGTACGTCGTGGAAATCAAGTCGCCATTGGTGGAGATGGCCAAGTGACATTAGGAAATATCGTTATCAAAGGCACCGCACGTAAAATTCGCCGCTTATTTCATGGAAAAGTATTAGCTGGATTTGCCGGTGCCACAGCTGATGCTTTTTCTTTATTAGAATTATTTGAAGCAAAATTAGAAAAACACCAAGGTCATCTCATGCGTGCAGCAGTTGAATTAACCAAAGACTGGCGTACTGACCGAGTATTAAGACGATTAGAAGCCATGTTAATTGTCGCGGATAAAGATAACACCTTAGTGTTGACCGGTAATGGCGATGTATTAGAACCTGAACACAGCTTGGCTGCGATTGGTTCTGGCGGTCCTTATGCCCAATCTGCAGCCATTGCACTATTACAAAACACCGATTTAACGCCAGCTGAAATTGTTAAGAAATCATTAGAAATCGCTGGTGATATGTGTATTTACACAAATGGCAATCATGTAATTGAAACGTTAGAATAA
- a CDS encoding phage head morphogenesis protein, producing MHEALQDNVSLISSIASKYYDDIEKHVNKAVLNGTLNRDLSKIIQERYDVSKSRANLIARDQSAKLNSTLSQAQAQACGVTQYRWHTSKDSRVRESHAVLDGKVFSYDNPPSVGNPGQDFQCRCVALPIFTNLFEKEQEAQQQASTFERLMTKSDYAIALQHFQKPHIQQAMASMNLTHEEAFAISAYTGQFAKVLNESLRKGEFNVYTKHFVKHLNSGLDKAPIYNKVTYRTVKLTQEEINRYKIGSIIEEKQFISTSKLNENVGFHGNVRYEIRGKDGREIENLSQYPHEQEVLFKTNRRFLVNDVKVRGKLRIIEMTEVD from the coding sequence ATGCACGAGGCACTACAGGACAACGTTTCGCTCATCTCAAGCATTGCCAGTAAATATTACGATGATATCGAAAAGCACGTCAATAAAGCGGTACTCAATGGAACGCTTAACCGTGACCTTTCTAAAATCATACAAGAACGCTATGACGTATCTAAGAGCCGAGCTAACCTAATCGCACGAGACCAATCTGCCAAGCTTAATAGCACGCTATCACAAGCACAGGCACAGGCGTGTGGGGTAACCCAATACAGGTGGCACACGTCAAAGGATAGCCGTGTACGTGAAAGTCACGCAGTGCTAGACGGCAAGGTATTTTCGTATGACAACCCGCCGTCAGTAGGTAACCCGGGTCAGGATTTTCAATGCCGTTGTGTAGCGTTGCCAATCTTTACGAATCTATTCGAGAAGGAGCAAGAGGCACAACAGCAGGCAAGTACATTTGAACGCTTGATGACTAAATCCGATTATGCGATTGCATTACAACACTTTCAGAAGCCTCATATACAGCAAGCAATGGCAAGCATGAATCTTACGCATGAGGAAGCTTTTGCGATATCAGCTTATACAGGGCAGTTCGCTAAAGTGTTAAATGAATCATTACGCAAGGGCGAGTTTAACGTTTATACGAAGCATTTCGTTAAGCACCTTAATTCAGGGTTAGACAAGGCACCTATTTACAATAAAGTGACGTACCGAACGGTTAAATTAACCCAAGAGGAAATAAATAGGTATAAAATAGGTAGTATTATCGAAGAAAAACAGTTTATTAGCACATCGAAGCTTAATGAGAATGTAGGTTTTCACGGTAATGTTCGTTATGAAATACGAGGTAAAGACGGACGAGAAATTGAAAACCTATCTCAATACCCTCATGAACAAGAGGTATTATTCAAGACTAATAGGCGGTTTTTAGTCAACGATGTAAAAGTTAGAGGAAAATTAAGAATTATTGAAATGACAGAGGTAGACTAA
- a CDS encoding GNAT family N-acetyltransferase: MSSHTIIHNPITHRFELEGYEDKAFLAYRWINEPSEIDYYHTEVAPELGGQGIGKKLALFALNYAKEHGIKVKATCPFVARLM, encoded by the coding sequence ATGAGTTCACATACGATTATTCATAATCCAATCACGCACCGCTTTGAATTAGAAGGATATGAGGACAAAGCATTTTTAGCCTATCGATGGATCAATGAACCCTCAGAAATCGACTATTATCACACGGAAGTTGCTCCAGAGCTAGGTGGACAAGGCATTGGTAAAAAACTAGCACTTTTTGCTTTAAACTATGCCAAAGAACATGGTATCAAGGTCAAAGCGACATGCCCTTTTGTTGCACGTTTGATGTAA
- the hslU gene encoding ATP-dependent protease ATPase subunit HslU: protein MTPKEIVSELDKNIIGQQKAKRSVAVALRNRWRRQQVPEPLRHEIYPKNILMIGPTGVGKTEIARRLAKLAKAPFVKIEATKFTEVGYVGRDVDSIIRDLVEISVKQTREQELKRVRSIAEDAAEDRILDALLPPSRDANGDPIRDEANNTRQIFRKRLREGQLDDKEIEIEVSPSLPQMEIMAPAGMEEISEQLQGLLSGMKNSRKTTKKMTVKKALRLITDEEASKHLNEEEIREKALKAAEERGIVFLDEIDKITGRSGSNNADVSRMGVQRDLLPLVEGTTINTKYGMIKTDHILFIASGAFHLSRPSDLIPELQGRLPIRVELESLSVEDFIKILDSTDASLTKQYTALMKTEGVDLQFQEDGIRRIAEIAYNVNEKTENIGARRLYTVMEKLLEDLSFHATDSQGKVVVVDKTYVNDKLEETASSEDLARYVL from the coding sequence ATGACCCCTAAAGAGATCGTCTCTGAATTAGACAAGAACATCATTGGACAGCAGAAAGCAAAACGTTCAGTGGCGGTGGCGTTAAGAAATCGTTGGAGACGCCAACAAGTGCCAGAGCCACTTAGACATGAAATCTACCCTAAGAACATCCTGATGATTGGACCCACTGGCGTGGGGAAAACCGAAATCGCCAGACGATTAGCAAAACTTGCGAAAGCCCCTTTTGTAAAAATTGAAGCCACTAAATTTACCGAAGTCGGTTATGTGGGACGCGATGTCGATAGCATTATCCGTGATTTAGTCGAAATCTCTGTTAAACAGACTCGCGAACAGGAACTAAAACGCGTACGTTCGATTGCTGAAGATGCAGCAGAAGATCGTATATTGGATGCACTTTTGCCCCCTTCTAGAGATGCAAATGGCGATCCGATCCGTGATGAAGCAAATAATACACGCCAGATTTTCCGTAAACGCCTACGTGAAGGTCAACTCGATGATAAAGAAATTGAAATCGAAGTCAGTCCATCCCTACCTCAGATGGAAATCATGGCTCCTGCTGGAATGGAAGAAATTTCAGAACAGCTACAAGGCTTGCTGTCTGGCATGAAAAATAGTCGTAAAACCACGAAAAAAATGACTGTAAAGAAAGCTCTACGTTTAATTACTGACGAAGAAGCGAGTAAGCACCTAAACGAAGAAGAAATCCGCGAAAAGGCTCTAAAAGCAGCTGAAGAACGCGGTATTGTATTCTTAGATGAAATTGACAAGATCACTGGTCGTTCAGGCAGTAATAACGCTGATGTCTCACGTATGGGTGTCCAACGCGACCTATTACCCTTAGTTGAAGGCACGACCATTAATACTAAGTACGGCATGATTAAAACCGATCATATTTTATTCATTGCCTCCGGAGCTTTCCACCTATCTCGCCCAAGTGACCTCATTCCTGAATTACAAGGACGTTTACCGATTCGCGTGGAACTTGAGTCATTAAGCGTTGAAGACTTTATCAAGATTTTGGATAGTACCGATGCCTCACTCACGAAGCAATATACCGCTTTGATGAAAACCGAAGGTGTGGATTTACAATTCCAAGAAGATGGTATTCGTCGTATCGCTGAAATTGCTTATAACGTTAATGAGAAAACAGAAAACATCGGTGCCCGTCGCCTATATACCGTGATGGAAAAACTGTTAGAAGACCTTTCATTCCATGCTACCGACTCACAAGGCAAAGTCGTTGTCGTTGATAAAACCTATGTCAATGACAAATTGGAAGAAACTGCTAGCAGTGAAGACCTAGCACGATACGTGTTGTAA
- a CDS encoding (S)-acetoin forming diacetyl reductase, whose protein sequence is MSVQKVAFVTGAGQGIGRAIAIRLAKDGFAVGCADLNPQLNQETADLITQAGGKAHAVTVDVANRENVFQGVAEVVKTFGRLDVMVNNAGLGPQTPIDKITPEIYRKVFDVNVGGVYWGIQAAVEQFRKQGTSRERIVGKIINASSQAGQVGNPGLAVYGATKFAVRGITQTAAKDLALEGITVNAFCPGIVKTPMMYGIAQQVADENGKDFDWGMNTFAKNIALGRLSEPEEVAACVSYLAGPDSDYMTGQALIIDGGMTYN, encoded by the coding sequence ATGAGTGTACAAAAAGTTGCTTTCGTCACAGGTGCTGGACAAGGTATTGGAAGAGCCATTGCGATTCGCCTTGCCAAAGATGGTTTCGCAGTCGGTTGTGCCGATTTAAACCCTCAGTTGAACCAAGAAACCGCAGATCTCATCACTCAAGCAGGTGGAAAAGCCCATGCGGTAACGGTTGATGTTGCCAATCGTGAAAACGTTTTTCAAGGTGTGGCTGAAGTGGTCAAAACATTTGGGCGCTTAGATGTAATGGTGAATAACGCAGGCTTAGGACCACAAACGCCGATTGATAAAATCACCCCAGAAATCTATCGTAAAGTTTTTGATGTCAACGTGGGTGGCGTTTATTGGGGTATCCAAGCTGCCGTGGAACAATTTAGAAAACAAGGCACCAGTCGCGAACGAATCGTCGGTAAAATCATCAACGCCTCTTCTCAAGCAGGTCAAGTCGGCAACCCTGGCTTAGCGGTTTACGGAGCGACTAAATTTGCCGTTCGTGGTATCACACAAACCGCTGCCAAAGACCTCGCACTAGAAGGCATTACCGTCAATGCGTTCTGCCCAGGCATCGTTAAAACTCCAATGATGTACGGCATTGCACAACAAGTTGCCGATGAAAATGGCAAAGATTTTGATTGGGGTATGAATACATTTGCCAAAAACATTGCCCTAGGTCGTCTATCTGAACCTGAAGAAGTGGCTGCTTGCGTCTCCTACCTCGCTGGTCCTGATTCAGACTATATGACTGGACAAGCCTTAATCATTGATGGTGGCATGACTTACAACTAA
- a CDS encoding TonB-dependent receptor domain-containing protein translates to MAAQPSAILKKIEVKGQRTVVTRTIGKTTQMRADPNVSLRDFLNDSPGVNLVTNSEGGIANLNIRGLGGKPDMYGQNSGRIQMTLDGLTLPESFAFSHQAKDHGIGYFDSSTISTVTIDRGPTVSSAVSAMGGVVALRTKEPEDVLLPDRKLGGQLRTGYDGRYRGKFVTGATAIKTDKFSMLLQYTKRRTHEVQFDHLHSQEVIDEEGKWPYFLEDMQESGFDVSEMTQEEIDELYNDIYGDEPKYDTYKTVTKDISDKYVLNTYSFLNKWHWDINERNRLSLTIDRFESMRKEAVKEELKFEQTHEKVWDSRQMKRLTLMLKGEHDEVTPLTDQISWTLASMKTEQVHQNLLNQKTLGTDNYADILAHNMYHTRTKTIQLNAIKWMETGLLKHRWDYGVNYRQSELTNRIAYQNTIYQNREWTKKTGASSYFPDSKRVEQSVFISDRVQYRDGPISMTPSLKYTKLKEHSFVDGDYELREGESHDLYQSNQAKKFYAWDYALAFGWEINTSHYVSLSYSQAHRFPGYAELNPSTYFHWEALPNPNLKPEKSQAVSLGWAWKTAWYQQNIELADTKVIDKLEGKSMNCHAGTCRSRMLVNFTEPVRIRSIEYKGEVDFGGLSDALKYWRLVAAISYSKGKDKAHGLPVNSIAPLNGYASLNFKRGDINAFARVNFSKAKKAKDIGQYDNVIGGTPPPMAGWATLDVGVGYSLGKRLDLNIMLYNVFDKQYQRWENVNAQNASFRDQFWEPGRAWVVNLGVKF, encoded by the coding sequence ATGGCAGCACAACCGTCTGCTATCTTAAAAAAGATAGAGGTAAAAGGGCAAAGAACGGTGGTAACTCGTACGATTGGCAAAACCACACAAATGAGAGCTGACCCAAACGTTTCTTTAAGAGATTTTCTAAATGACAGTCCAGGTGTGAATTTGGTGACGAATAGTGAAGGGGGTATTGCTAATTTGAATATTCGGGGATTGGGAGGCAAACCGGATATGTACGGGCAAAATTCTGGTCGTATTCAGATGACATTGGATGGTTTAACTTTGCCTGAGAGCTTTGCTTTTTCTCACCAAGCCAAAGATCATGGTATTGGCTATTTTGATTCATCCACGATTTCTACCGTTACGATTGATCGAGGACCGACGGTTTCTAGTGCGGTTAGTGCAATGGGTGGTGTGGTGGCGTTGCGTACCAAAGAACCAGAGGATGTGTTGTTGCCTGATCGTAAGCTGGGTGGTCAGTTACGAACTGGCTATGATGGACGTTATCGAGGGAAGTTTGTAACAGGGGCTACGGCAATTAAAACAGATAAGTTTTCGATGCTGTTGCAGTACACAAAAAGACGTACGCATGAGGTGCAATTTGATCATTTGCACAGTCAAGAGGTGATTGATGAAGAGGGAAAGTGGCCGTATTTTTTAGAGGATATGCAAGAGTCGGGTTTTGATGTGAGTGAGATGACGCAAGAAGAGATAGATGAGCTTTATAACGATATCTATGGCGACGAACCCAAGTACGATACCTATAAAACCGTCACTAAAGATATCTCCGATAAATATGTATTGAACACGTATAGTTTTTTAAATAAATGGCATTGGGATATTAATGAAAGAAACCGTTTGTCTTTGACCATTGATCGCTTTGAAAGTATGAGGAAAGAAGCGGTAAAAGAAGAATTGAAATTTGAACAAACACATGAAAAAGTGTGGGATTCACGACAAATGAAGCGATTGACTTTAATGTTAAAAGGTGAACATGATGAGGTTACGCCTCTAACGGACCAGATTAGCTGGACCTTAGCGAGTATGAAAACGGAACAAGTGCATCAAAATCTTCTCAATCAAAAAACCTTGGGAACGGATAATTATGCCGATATTCTCGCCCATAATATGTATCACACGCGTACCAAAACGATTCAGCTTAATGCGATTAAGTGGATGGAAACGGGATTGCTGAAACATAGATGGGATTATGGTGTGAATTATCGTCAATCTGAATTAACGAACCGGATTGCTTATCAAAATACGATATATCAGAATCGAGAGTGGACGAAAAAAACGGGAGCCTCTTCTTATTTTCCTGATTCTAAGCGTGTTGAACAATCAGTTTTTATCAGTGATCGCGTGCAATATCGAGATGGGCCGATTAGTATGACACCTAGCCTTAAATACACCAAACTTAAAGAACATTCTTTTGTGGACGGTGATTATGAATTGAGGGAAGGAGAAAGCCACGATCTTTATCAAAGCAATCAAGCCAAGAAATTTTATGCTTGGGATTATGCTTTGGCATTCGGTTGGGAAATAAATACCTCGCATTATGTGAGTTTATCTTATTCTCAGGCTCATCGATTTCCAGGATATGCTGAATTAAATCCATCCACTTATTTTCATTGGGAAGCACTTCCTAATCCTAATTTGAAACCTGAAAAATCACAGGCGGTTTCATTAGGTTGGGCTTGGAAAACCGCTTGGTACCAGCAAAATATTGAATTAGCCGATACCAAAGTGATTGATAAATTAGAAGGTAAAAGCATGAATTGTCATGCAGGGACGTGTCGCTCCAGAATGCTTGTTAATTTTACAGAACCTGTTCGCATCCGTTCGATTGAATATAAGGGCGAGGTGGACTTTGGTGGGTTAAGTGATGCATTGAAATATTGGCGATTAGTGGCCGCCATTTCTTATTCAAAAGGAAAGGATAAAGCTCATGGATTACCTGTCAATTCTATCGCTCCGTTAAATGGTTATGCGAGTTTAAATTTTAAACGTGGCGATATCAATGCCTTTGCTCGAGTTAATTTTTCTAAAGCAAAGAAAGCCAAGGATATTGGACAATATGATAATGTGATCGGTGGAACACCGCCTCCTATGGCTGGTTGGGCAACCTTGGATGTAGGTGTAGGGTATTCGCTTGGCAAACGGTTGGACTTAAATATTATGCTTTACAACGTATTTGATAAACAATATCAACGTTGGGAAAATGTTAATGCTCAAAATGCTTCGTTTCGCGATCAGTTTTGGGAGCCCGGACGTGCTTGGGTAGTGAATTTAGGCGTGAAATTTTAA